In Macrobrachium rosenbergii isolate ZJJX-2024 chromosome 16, ASM4041242v1, whole genome shotgun sequence, a single genomic region encodes these proteins:
- the LOC136847482 gene encoding oocyte zinc finger protein XlCOF6-like yields MSISEYQLKSETEDPVSPSLVKNENVGLVGSDTPASYASASLDPMTEIKSEIKTEVEVCYVSDGEVKYHCEDFTSAFGDEGDSLPVRKKVDKGKPFVCRECGKAFSTKTHVERHVWIHTVERPYTCNDCGKSFSQKSNIKEHMRIHTGERPFTCKNCGKSFSQKGNLKTHMAIHRGERAFTCKDCGKSFSQKGNLKSHMVIHSGERAFTFKDCGTSFSQKSYLRAHTATQMGERAFTCKDCGKSFSKKSLLERHVRVHLGEKPFACKDCGKLFSQKGNLKTHIAIHTGERAFTCKDCGKSFSQKWYLKVHMATHTGERPFTCKDCGKSFSQRSSLEHHMRVHLGEKPFACEECGKTFSWRKSLKQHFLTHTGEKSFRCADCGKSFSKKGNLKAHMATHSRERAFACKDCGKSFSQKSYLKAHMEIHMEQRPFACKDCGKSFTQESHLKLHMRIHLGEKPFACEECGKTFSRRNSLKLHFLTHMGEKPVRCTDCGKVFLQKSHLKVHTRPFVCKGCTTSFSLDPLMEIKTEVEACVTSPMVT; encoded by the coding sequence ATGAGCATCTCGGAATATCAGTTGAAAAGCGAGACCGAGGATCCAGTATCCCCGTCTCTCGTCAAGAATGAAAATGTAGGTTTAGTGGGCAGTGATACCCCAGCCAGCTATGCCTCTGCCTCATTGGATCCAATGACGGAAATCAAGTCGGAAATCAAGACGGAAGTGGAGGTGTGTTATGTGTCTGATGGCGAGGTGAAGTATCACTGTGAGGATTTTACATCAGCATTCGGAGATGAAGGCGATTCGCTGCCTGTCAGAAAGAAAGTTGATAAGGGGAAGCCCTTCGTGTGCAGGGAATGTGGGAAAGCCTTTTCCACAAAGACCCACGTGGAACGACACGTTTGGATCCATACCGTGGAGAGGCCATATAcgtgcaatgactgtgggaagtcgttctcccagaaatcaaATATCAAGGAACACATGCGAATCCATACAGGGGAGAGGCCCTTCACCTGCAAGAACTGTGGaaagtcgttctcccagaaaggcaatctcaagacccacatggcaatccacagGGGGGAGAGGGCCTTCacctgcaaggactgtgggaagtcattctcccagaaagGCAATCTTAAGTCCCACATGGTGATCCACAGTGGGGAGAGGGCCTTCACCTTCAAGGACTGTGGGACgtcattctcccagaaatcgTACCTCAGGGCCCACACGGCAACTCAAATGGGGGAGAGGGCCTTCacctgcaaggactgtgggaagtcgttctccaaGAAATCGCTTCTCGAGCGCCACGTGAGAGTCCATCTTGGGGAGAAGCCATTTGCTTGTAAGGACTGTGGGAAGTTGTTCTCCCAGAAAGGCAATCTCAAGACCCACATAGcgatccacacgggggagagggCCTTCacctgcaaggactgtgggaagtcgttctcccagaaatgGTATCTTAAGGTCCACATGGCTACCCACACAGGGGAGAGACCCTTCacctgcaaggactgtgggaagtcattctcccagagATCGTCTCTCGAGCACCATATGAGGGTCCATCTTGGGGAGAAGCCATTTGCTTGCGAAGAGTGTGGGAAAACATTTTCCTGGAGGAAGAGCCTGAAACAACATTTCTTGACTCACACAGGCGAGAAGTCCTTCAGATGCgctgactgtgggaagtcattctccaaGAAAGGCAATCTCAAGGCCCACATGGCGACCCACAGCAGGGAGAGGGCCTTCgcctgcaaggactgtgggaagtcattctcccagaaatcgTATCTCAAGGCCCACATGGAGATCCACATGGAGCAGAGGCCCTTTgcctgcaaggactgtgggaagtcattcacCCAGGAATCGCATCTCAAGCTCCATATGAGGATCCATCTTGGGGAGAAGCCATTTGCTTGTGAAGAATGTGGAAAAACGTTTTCCAGGAGGAACAGCCTGAAACTACATTTCCTGACTCACATGGGAGAGAAGCCCGTCAGATGCACTGACTGTGGGAAGGTGTTCTTACAGAAGTCACATCTGAAGGTCCACACGAGGCCATTCGTCTGCAAGGGTTGCACTACCTCTTTCTCTTTGGACCCATTGATGGAAATCAAGACGGAAGTGGAAGCGTGTGTTACGAGTCCAATGGTGACATGA